From Cydia strobilella chromosome 3, ilCydStro3.1, whole genome shotgun sequence:
aacaaATATTTAAGGAAAATCGACACATAATATTTACTAAGTGCCAAATTACTAATACTAATGTATATAACAGATAAAGAAACAGAAAGCAAAATCCACGAATATATTCATGCTTATCACAAAAATATATGAGGGCATATACTACACGTCAGTGAAATAGTTCTCGGAGAAAGTTGGTTATGTTCTTATGACGAGTGTCTTAAATGTTAGTTGAATAATTCAACTAAACTGGGTTCGCatttgaatattatatataattggTTTATTCGTGTTTTATATGGCCCTGAATTCGTTCGTTATATTTGTCTACATTTGCATTTAAGATGTTTCCTGGGTTTATCTAGGGCGCTTATAACCAATACGAATACCTTGTTATACTAAACGGTCATCCAAGACTCAATATAACTAACATACAAGGAACTTTAGAGTTTATTCGTCTCGAGTATAAATTCCGTGTACCTATTTACTAGTGAAGTACTCTACTTGAAATATAGTTGATGAATGGTACCCTTTCAGAATGCTAGCATACgggttttgtttttaatgttgtcatATTTATTAACCAAGCCATGAATATACCGGCGCGcctaatttgaaaaaaatacataaatttatATGCGAATTCCTTATGGTATCATAAAATATAGCCGGACCGGTGCATAAACAACAGGAAGGCCGGTTAAATATTAGGTAGATATTTTCATTCATACTTACATCTTGTTCGACTCAGCGCTAAAAATAAGATTATAATTACACTTATTTTCTAGAAGCTACAATACAATAAggagtagaaaataaatgagggcgccaatttcttcgtaactgtcacatttttgacgtgacatgtttaaacatggcaacaatattatatggaaattattttatatctcATTTATTTTAGACTCTTTTATGTCACACTGTAAGAGACGGAACTTcatatttgtttatatgtatggtCCATGtatggtcaaaccaaattggcagtaaataagaacaaaaaaaaaactatactcgcccttttcttttgggtgctagtactagtgtaagacaaagatagtatgattctctctgtctatgtttggaATGAGAGGGTCCTTTGACTAACTATAGGTAACACTAAATGCatagagtaagtaagtaagtaagtaagctctTTATTTGCGTTAAATGCGGTTAACAAAAAGGTCTTAAACATTATAAATCAAAAAAGTATCACACATTTAGCTGAATTGCAGCATGCAAAATATACACCTAAATCTAAAATCTCTCACAACATGCAATATGATGTACACAAGTTATCTACAATTAACATATCTAAGAGTTGAGAGCAAGAAAAAcagaatttaaatcattaacaatttggctattttgaaatctaaatctatatgaattttaaaaataaggtaataattaatactaaatgtcagattatgtaataaatatgtcaattgctaagaattattattattaaagaaatCATTTAATGAATAGTAACATTCTTCAATTAACCATGTAACTTGTTGCTCTTTACCAACTCTTTACTATCTCTTTACGAGTATACTCATTTAGTTAGTATTCTGAGATGATTCTGAGATACTCATAGTATACTCGTGTTTATCTTGACATCTGTCAACTTTTACCTTTCAAAAATAATTGTGGCGATATTTACAACTAgaaataaaacaagaaacagTACTTTGCTCttaattttaatagaatataatagaataagattttattcgtaagcacaaacaaacaagacattacataatataaaagaaaacataaaataagattaaagtgccacgaaatggcctcatcaaTAGCTACTACGTTCACAAGTtctcaaatataaaaatattatatttacatcCAACCTCTAATCGATATGCAGCAAAATCAAACACAGTCAAGGTCCTTTTCATCTCATattcattacaaaaaaaaacgccagGACAGTGGAGAttctttttgtatgaaaacttgcaactttaaatgtattttttatggaaACTACTCTGCAGTCTAAAGTGAAGTGAAAATCAGTCGataattttttgcaagctttctagTGGTCCCACACGattgttacaaataaaaaaaacaggttacccCTCGTaaccccctaaaataagaaataagcggttttgacttagttacaatattagtgatggtaattgctataactgtttcaaattttaggtattaaCAGTCTCTGAGaaaacgcatttaaccgatttgcaagaccgaagtgatccgtTAAGTGTTCCGTgtttcaaaacaaagttttgcacggaacactaaaaaaaacTGTTCACGCGGTAACACCCCGACCACAGAGCACTCCATATATGTACGAATCGAATTTTGCATTGACTTTACCTCTTTATTCTCTCTATGAATTTTCTATAGTACCATACTAGTTTTTACCGCTATGCagtgataatatttatttttattatttatttaaaaatttaaatcaggcaacaacgcccatattacaaatacgttacagactaacatatacgtattcattttataaacttaaaaactaaacactacttagacgacaaaacggcgtggctccgttgaatcgtctggtcttgtgtcggattcggcagtttgccccagaacctccgaaacacgacacccttcggccagaagtcggcgcactcgatggtGGGGACCATCCGCCAGCAGTAATATCATCGGATCTATGCATTTGAGGTATGTAACTGACTTGGTCGTCGCCTTAGCGGTACCCCCTCCTGCCCATGCACTGTCACCGAGTCATGAAACAACTTGGAAGCCAGCGCGTTTCGTGCGACTGCCAGCCCCATCACCACGAAGTGTAGCACTGCCAGTAAGAGCCCTGTCAAGGCTACGACGCCTATCGTCATGCCTGGCGATGACCAATCCACTACGGAGTAAATCCATCTGTTGCCGCTCCTGcaatacaaattaattattacaagGTGAtgacttcttttttatgttattaaGTAGTAGGTATGAACCTTACAAGATTAAGAAAgcactaaaataattattttaacttattatTCAGTTGCTCATTTATACACATTTCGTACTCTAAAAATATCAATGCCTGAAGGCCTATAAGTTCACCTACATCGGGAGCTATCAAACCATTTTTCCAACCATCAACTGCAGAGCTCAAATATCATCCGAAACGTGTCTTAACAAAGTTGAATTATACAAATCAGTTACTGTTTTTACACAAGCTCAGTTATATACGCTGTTCCTTACGCATCAACTCCACCAGCAGCATAATAAATAGCGCTGAAGATCACGTAGAGAATGGCAAATTGTAGTGGTTGGTAGATATGCCACATCCGCGAGGGCTGGGAGGCACTGATGAGGAGCCCGAACATCACCAGCGAGTTCACGCCGTGAACAGAGACATCTAGGGCATGATTCAACTCCTCTTCTTCGTCCACTGAAAATTGTCATTTTAAAGTGTGACCGACTGACTGGATTTACTCTACACTCATTATTTACCTACTCACGTAGGTAACTACTGGTATCACCTGAGGTGTAATgagaatttaaaattataatataaatacttggaAAATGTTTTAGAGACTCGACCAGGATAAACTAGTATTATTGCTCTACCAACTGAGCGATATTTTACGTCTTTAAAGGTTCGTAGCATCTTTTTTCGTAAAAGTTCTAGAGAAAATCACTAAGAGAGATCCCAAATTAGATTTGTTTCTATTATAATTACCGATATGCCTAGATTTTGACGCTCACCCCTACTATATTATCAAGAAAAAACTTACATCCATAGAGTACAGTCCAGTAAAATATGGTGATGAGGAAGGCAAGGGGAATAGCAGAGTTGTAAAACACCCAGTAGATCTTCACGTACCATGGTAAAAGAAACTCGCCGCCTGCCAAAACAATATTAGCAAAgtcaacaaaataaatagtgAAAGAAACATTGCTTTTATTGTTGTTTAGGCGTGCTATTGTTGTTAGGTTAAGgtattttttctaatgctatttAGTTTTAACTTAGTTTTTTGCACTCCTAATtggttaatttatttgtgtcattTCTCTACTACCTAAAGgatgtctggaagagatcgctctttagcgataaggctgcctgttgtttacctctgtcttcatgtattatttgtgtttccatgtacatttattctgaggttgtgcaataaagaggatttatattgtattattgttaCTGTTGTTAGGgttaaacgggaccctattactaagactccactgtccgtctgtctgtctgtctatcaccaggctgtatctcatgaactgtgataactagacagttgaaattttcacagatgatgtatttcttttgctgctataacaacaaatactaaaaacagaataaaagaaatatttaagtggggctcccatacaacaaatgtgatttttttgccgttctttgcgtaatggtacggaacccttcgtgcgcgagtccgactcgcacttgagcggttttttattttcagttgctGTGGGAAGAAAAGACCTAATTGACCCAAATATGAAGATAAATTAAAACTGTTAAAGAATATTAGGACAGTAAGTAGGGTCATACAGTTTTGCATTATTGTTTGTactaaataataagaaaattaattaaCTTACCTATTGGTCCATAGAGATAGCTGCGCGCGGACACAGCAACTGCAAATCCAGTGGCAAATGTGTTTATCGTGAGACCCCAATGCGTAAGGTAAATGAACCAATATCCTGCTTTAGACGCCAATATATACAGAATCAAAGATGCGAGTACTACTCCAAGTGACACTAGAAATAGGAACGACCGCCAAATGAGAAGTGGGACCGCGGACCGAGTTGTTTGCCAAACACTGAGGTAAAAGTCCGACGGTTTGGGATGCCCAAGCACTAACATCTGCACTTTTGCCTCTTCCCTAAAATACCGTTTAATCGCACTCATCGTGGTGCCAAAAAATTAAGTTTACGCGATACTAACATTAGGTGCAATATTCGGCACTCACTATCATCTTATCTTTTACTATACTTACGTATAGATATGGTATCGCATGTGTCGGGTTGACTCACTCTTAACAATCAGTGCCAAAGCAACACAGTGGCATCTTAGGCACCTATATCACAGATTGTATAATAGTTcatacgaacagatacttatctctcaaagaaaacgcaaaaacctacagttttgatacctacacaaaaatacaatagagtgaccttcaacgcgccgctccccgcatgCCTATATCAAAGGTGCATAAGCGCTAAAGTGCACAAAGTTTTTAcctgttaaggcggttccctgagccaaaaggcgaaaaatcttatgtgatcatgtttttctaagaggcgttgatattcgtagacgtggaaaaaaaaaatatagttcttgactatattatctttaatatcataacttccgatacacgaattatgacacttcgctcaatACAATGAATTCCCaaaataacctctaactcggacttttaatccaactttactcggttatttattatgtgatactataaacaaaaaaagaagaaaaaacaatcttaacttaaatagtaatttcatagctttcgaatttcgatattgtagggtaacgtttttaaaataaataagaatcgacaaaattcgatcaaaatggacacttggcgcgcatgctctttcccgttctttcttgcgaaatgtgacagagaccacgcaaaccgatggaacggccttaagcatAGCCATAAAgatatttaataggtatataCAGCTGAAAACaataaatctttattgcaaaccatggtaaagtcgccatcagatgtatcggagcggccaattGAATGTGCTCACAATTaattatctgaacacgcctctattgtcaaggcgctagagtgcgtgctcagatatttttgagcacctcggcagctccgatatatctgatggcgactgtacatacttgttacaattaaattataggAACACATGATACCCTAAAGAGGGTATTGCAAAATATTCTTAAATCTAATTACAACTAAAGTTTATTACAGTAATGCACCCGTTTTAGGGCATTATGCTTACAGATAAGTAGATACCTATACATAGGTagtatgaaatatgtttttggcCACAGATAAATTCACTTAACAATTTAACCTAAGAAACAgatcaaaaataatataaatatacttgagtttatatttgtaattagtaatttcctacttagttttttttactagtctattatggtgtcccactgctggccTTAGAATTTATCTTCCATAAATTCTTGGATGGAGTAATATGCTTTATTTATTAAGAGTGCTTGTAGTTTTGATGTAAAAGAgtctattttttagggttccgtacccaaagggtaaaaacgggatcctattactaaaactccgctgttcgtctgtccgtctgtctgtctgtcaccaggctgtatctcatgaaccgtgatagctagacagttgaaattttcacagatgatgtatttctgttgccgctataacaacaaatactaaaaacagaataatataaatatgtaaatggggctcccatacaacaaacgtgatttttttgatgtttttttccgtaatggtacggaacccttcatgcgcgagttcgactcgcactaggTCGGTTTTTTCTATATTTCTAATTCTGTTGGGTAATTTGTTGTAAACCTGGATTGCTCGAAAACAAGTTGTCAataacactgccaatgattaaaacagtatgtttctttttgttgtcgatcattggaataaatttttgtttgtaaatttattattcTATCTTTTgctctaattttaaaaatattaacgttagagcattcctgagaagtaaccctacgtgggatttcagggtttgtctaatggctaaggtcaccctgaaTATATATCAAATAGGTAGCTTATTGCTTCTTTTTTTCATTacataaaaaacaagaaatccATTTTTgactcaaaaagaaaaaatgctTTGCTAATCGTACATGTACTTAAATGAAAACACAAgtcatacttacttatataggATAAATAAAAGTTACTTATCAATTGATCAGTGATCCCAAAACACACATAGGTAAGTATGATGGCTATAACTTTTACAAATCTATTTCTCTCTATAGAAATATCACCGATTTTGACAAAGAAAATCGGAGTTTACAACAAAAATTGTCCTCTGCCAGATTATGCTGTTTGAAAGTGCTTTTTATCTTTGTCAAGACAAAGTTGCTTTTCCGTCATACAACTCAACAAACCTTGGTTGGAGATCACATATTTCACCCATTAATTTTGAGTCACCATTTGCAGTCTTTAAAATCAGCATCATATAGGCATATAGTCACAACTAAAGCAGCAAAACATATTGCATCTAACACACCTTGGTTAACAAACGAATAAGTATAATTTACGATGTTGTTGACCATTTAACTGTCACTATCAATGTGATTGAacaaaaatgcatgtgtttttaagagtccccgcAATCTTggccgaattttaccttcccatacaacCGGAGTctcgttcttattttaaaactacctacgtgtacgtgttggattgtaatgaaactttgcacatacaatgacatgaggtatgtctatgcctgtaattagtttatatagctccaacttataaaacaaacgaaaaaaagcaaaaacaagttttgtataaaaaacttcaattggctgtatttttttaactatggtatctgaagctacataaactaattacaggcatagatataccttatcctattgtaagtacagtcgccatcagatatatcggagcggccgaagtgttcacaatatctgaacacgcactctaacgccctgacaatagaggcgtgctcagatattgtgagcgtcagagccgctccgatatatctgatggcgactgtacaaagtttcaaagcatctacctatttaaaatgagagcgtgactacttttgtatggagaaccgagcttgccggggacttaatatAAATAAGCCGACCCTTATCTTAAACACCTCAActacttaattaatttaataaataatttactagACACTTTGCAAGCTTTATTCCTTTCATCCAGAAACAGAGAAAGTGTTTTCTTTCCTATACCGCTGACTTAAGTGGTTCCTACACAGCGATAAGAGGGCGACCAGTCCGTGCAGTATAATGAGCCCAATGGCCACTCCCACGACTACCCCGATCGTGGGGCCCGGATTCGACCAATCCAGCATGGGATATACCCAGTGGTTCCCGTTCCTGCAAACGAAATagtacaaaatatatacatatagtgatGATTACTGCTGATGAggtcttatttataaattttataataacttttaaagtaaataattaacaatttgACGTACAAGCAACATAATTATACGAATCCtttgaaattaataaatctTAGGCTACGGGATAGTATAAAATATAGAAGCCGAGCTAACGATAGAGATAATGTAAAACCTCAAATCACTTGCATCAAACAACTATAAAAAGTGGCGCGATTCAACCTTACGTTAGGGTAGTAAATGGTAATAATAAGTAGTGGTAGAATTTAAATGTTGTTAgggtgtggaaaaaaattaatcaCCCGATCTTGCAAATCAATCTCTCTTGAGGCCCAGTGTGACTTGAGAATATGGCAAAAAGTGTTTTACTTTTGtgatacattaaatatttaattgttttagaCCCTTTTGCTGGGCTAACTCTAACCGCATGATATCTTACGGATCAAGTCCTCCAGCAAAGTAGTAGATCAGGTTGAAAATGAGGTAGAATATGCCGAACGCCACCGTGTGGTGGAAGTGCAGCAGACGGGTCGGGTGCCTCGCGGAGATCAATAGCGCAAACATCATCACAGAATTGATGCCGTGGACAAATATATCCAGTGTCATATCCAAGCCGGGAATATCAACTAGAAAAAGAAACGTTCAAAATtgattacttattacttatttataatcCAATCGAATTAAGGATACtggaaaaaaaacataataagccagaaactcgtatacaccttcattatggcgttctaaaagatGTCTTAAAAGTCATAGAAAATCTCGGAAATAATCGCGTCGGAAATaaccctctaacttttgaaccatgcgtccaaaaatataaaaaaatcgtaaatgtaaaGCTTAATAAGAACTTTccatgaaaactatagcgaacacaATCGGttgagccgtttttgagttatcgaaAAAAGTCTTcctttttttagaaataaaaaaccggacaagtgcgagtcggactcgcacaccgagggttaagtacaaaaacttattttttattttatttttcacaaatttttcgttttcagatttttttcctgtacttgtagtgttaTGACGATAttacttaccaaatttcatagttctataggttaaaattttattaacgccgtgttaacctaacctaaaaagACGCTTTGTAAGCACTGCGAAGGCTGCTATTCCCTTTTGTTcgtaatgtacagtcagctgcagagatatctgcatagaaatttgtttgaaGCAACTATTTTTGCAACTGACTATACTtatacatgatacttactagtagtagtagccCCCGTTCAATGCAGTCTATTGTGACGTGAcagaagggtaactacggaaccctacactgagcatggcccgacattattattattagtaattcatttattcatataaaacaattacacagttACATATATACATTACGCATttataaatgcgccaaactggagtaaccagtttgttggcgcgccgcgctcaacccttacttaattaaatgtttacatttgtgactTATATTCTCATGCTCTTGgctgttttatttttcagcTTAAGGTTTATTAGGTAAACCAGGTGAGGTTGTAAACAAGGAATATATAAAGAAGCGTCCCTCGAAAACAAGAGATTTCCGCGTTTAACACGACATGGCGTTGTCACgcgatatagttatttgtttatacaagggtgcaaagttgtattttacccgcgagtgtagaattgaaacacgagcaagcgaaaggactctataggtgaaccacgagcgaagcgattggttctaaaatagaatcctgagcgtagcgagtgtttcaacacacgagaagtaaaatacatttgcgcccgtgtgtaacacaaaactttttacctcactatagcgaggaaagtgcaacatccgcacgttagatcatcttcatcactggaatcactcatttctttacgatattataacagaaaactctggaagttgtgtatttttacgcgagtcggtgagaaaaggttttaagtaaaaaaattgttgacaatgttgacatttctgatgtatgaaatgtcaacgatgcgttttgaaattgcatcgactcaacttgtgcgttcagaattatatttaacatcattataaaaaaaacaaacttttcttatggaattttaaggtttatgacttaaaatcattaaataaagctaaatttggtattttttattagattctcaaaccatttatttaatgataattaatatcaaacgaaccattatcatgagcgttttacgttttgttatctgtcaagctacttaaacacgctccatccaaggtcaaattactttccccactagtggataaaacgcgtttttccccgcttgtattgaaggataaacgacaactttccgatttagtgaggggaaaaaacttTTCTTATATGTTTATACGCGTTTTAATTACCATATCAAGcaaaattcaatatttacttGTAATACTTTGATATCTAGAACATTCTTATTATTTCCCAATATTGGTTTCTATGTAAATTAACACTCTTTAGTAATATATATGCTCCGAAGACAACTTTTTTTGAACAAATCAAGttatttttatctaatattttcatacgttgtgtttttaaagtagtcacgctactatatataaattataaactaaaataaatgtcattatacaggtactaaagaaaaagtgacgaggCCCTCCAGTGGGGAAGGCCGGATGTGAATCTGTGTTTTTAGCTATCGCGACTAACGCCATAACCGTCTAGGCCACCTAGCCACGGAAACTGTCCCAACCTGTCCCAGTACCATACAGTGTTAATACCTAATAGATatcataattacctatatatacctacgtatagaaaacaatatttatttacatgctCCACTGATGAAAGTCCAGTAAAATACGGTTATCATAAAAGCCACCGGCACTGAAGCATTAAACAGGAACCAGTATAATTTTATGTACCACGGGAGACCAAAAGCACTATCTGAAAATGATAAAGCTTTATTCCATAGCTACATTTTAAGAGGAGAATGGAGTAcggtttctccatacaaaggtaGTCTCTATTTTATGTATCTTCATTGTCTCTCCTGTATTGTAGGTATGTGaatattaaccacagctatgctcCTTCATTAaagaggaaaatagggactacgtttgtatgaaaagtcaTCGTCCACTTTCATGGTATAATTTGTCTATGGCAGCATGCATAAttaaacactaagaattcatggTTTTCAATCAAAGTATATAGAATTTAAATTATACTTGTAACGAGTTATGGGCATATTGTTTTAGTGTTAGGTGTGTTTCTGGGTAACCTTGTCTTGACATCGAAGTAAAGATGTTATGCAAATTTTCCAAGCATACAATGTGCAAATAATGTAGAGTTAATCGGTAATACAAACATCACTTTCGTGGTCACATTTTTTGTAAGATTAGCTGTAAACGTATCGATTGCTCTAAACAGACCTTTTTTTGTAATaggttttaaataaatgttacaaTTTGTATAGATAACTAACTAGTTACTAACTATGAAGTTAGGCTgattacataatattaaataaaattaaatacatttttttactcaCCTATAGGACCACCTAAGTAAACTTTAAGAGATATTGCAAACGCAAGTATCGCTGTTAG
This genomic window contains:
- the LOC134756265 gene encoding protein rolling stone-like isoform X1, whose translation is MSAIKRYFREEAKVQMLVLGHPKPSDFYLSVWQTTRSAVPLLIWRSFLFLVSLGVVLASLILYILASKAGYWFIYLTHWGLTINTFATGFAVAVSARSYLYGPIGGEFLLPWYVKIYWVFYNSAIPLAFLITIFYWTVLYGLDEEEELNHALDVSVHGVNSLVMFGLLISASQPSRMWHIYQPLQFAILYVIFSAIYYAAGGVDASGNRWIYSVVDWSSPGMTIGVVALTGLLLAVLHFVVMGLAVARNALASKLFHDSVTVHGQEGVPLRRRPSQLHTSNA
- the LOC134755791 gene encoding protein rolling stone-like, with translation MGVKNDFKKEFQASNFNLEHDITPDFYLGCWQRNRSCVPLLCVRAILCAGNIAIVIASWAVLANVLSSYGFWWIYLTHWGIIANALTAILAFAISLKVYLGGPIDSAFGLPWYIKLYWFLFNASVPVAFMITVFYWTFISGAFDIPGLDMTLDIFVHGINSVMMFALLISARHPTRLLHFHHTVAFGIFYLIFNLIYYFAGGLDPNGNHWVYPMLDWSNPGPTIGVVVGVAIGLIILHGLVALLSLCRNHLSQRYRKENTFSVSG
- the LOC134756265 gene encoding protein rolling stone-like isoform X2; this encodes MSAIKRYFREEAKVQMLVLGHPKPSDFYLSVWQTTRSAVPLLIWRSFLFLVSLGVVLASLILYILASKAGYWFIYLTHWGLTINTFATGFAVAVSARSYLYGPIVDEEEELNHALDVSVHGVNSLVMFGLLISASQPSRMWHIYQPLQFAILYVIFSAIYYAAGGVDASGNRWIYSVVDWSSPGMTIGVVALTGLLLAVLHFVVMGLAVARNALASKLFHDSVTVHGQEGVPLRRRPSQLHTSNA